A genomic window from Vigna radiata var. radiata cultivar VC1973A chromosome 2, Vradiata_ver6, whole genome shotgun sequence includes:
- the LOC106756094 gene encoding uncharacterized protein LOC106756094 has product MMAATVPVRWQPPSVRFRAESVVKRRGRVTMKAFGNGNGKGKGRGDMDRVWREAWRSANDGFERFVFEARKTAERIDRRYSLSRRLSSVARAAADRAREIDREFEIGQRYRTFSIDFQRNWPKYRKQLNDFLDSPIGKSFATLFFIWFALSGWLFRILIIATWVLPFAGPLLIGTLANTLVIKGSCPACKMQFTGYKNQVIRCTGCGNIVWQPKGGSGDFFSRGAGGRTNSRSDPDIIDVDFEEK; this is encoded by the exons ATGATGGCGGCAACGGTGCCTGTGCGGTGGCAACCACCGAGCGTTAGGTTTAGGGCTGAGTCTGTGGTGAAGAGGAGAGGGAGGGTGACAATGAAAGCCTTTGGTAATGGAAATGGAAAGGGTAAGGGCAGGGGAGACATGGATAGGGTTTGGAGGGAGGCATGGAGAAGTGCCAACGATGGCTTTGAGCGCTTCGTCTTCGAAGCCAGGAAGACCGCCGAACGCATCGACCGCCGCTATTCCCTTTCACGCCGTCTCTCTTCCGTCGCCAGGGCCGCCGCCGACAGAGCCCGAGAGATTGATCGTGAATTTGAGATTGGACAGCGCTACCGCACTTTCAGCATCGATTTCCAAAGGAACTGGCCCAAG TACAGGAAGCAGCTCAACGACTTTCTCGATAGTCCTATCGGGAAGAGTTTCGCT ACGCTTTTCTTCATCTGGTTCGCACTCTCTGGTTGGCTTTTTCGCATTCTGATAATCGCAACATGGGTACTTCCATTTGCTGGGCCTCTTCTCATTGGAACCTTGGCCAACACCTTAGTTATCAAG GGATCCTGTCCGGCTTGCAAGATGCAGTTTACTGGCTACAAGAACCAAGTAATTCGATGTACAGGCTGTGGAAACATCGTGTGGCAGCCTAAAGGCGGTAGCGGGGATTTCTTTTCAAGAGGGGCAGGTGGTAGAACCAATTCAAGATCAGATCCTGACATTATTGATGTCGACTTCGAGGAGAAGTGA
- the LOC106755077 gene encoding chloroplast envelope quinone oxidoreductase homolog has product MVDGDKEKTAREKKREEMAENVMNAIQYEKYGGGPGGLKHVKIGVPSPKKKEVLVKVEAVSINPVDWKIQKGVMRPLFVPGNFPHTPCTDIAGEVVQIGPQVNDFKVGDKVLSRLSTRYGGGLAEFAVASESLTALRPPEVSAAEAAALPIAGLTARDALAQIAGVKLDGTGEPKNVLVTAASGGVGHYAVQLAKLGNNHVTATCGARNIEFVKGLGADEVLDYRTPEGAALKSPSGRKYDAVINCTTGIPWSTFDANLTEKAVVVDLTPNPSSFLTAALKKVTFSKKRLVPFFVDVKREGLDNLLQLLKDGKLKSVIDSRFPLSKAEDAWAKSIDGHATGKIIVEP; this is encoded by the exons ATGGTGGATGGAGATAAAGAGAAAACAGCacgagagaagaaaagagaagagatggCAGAGAATGTGATGAATGCGATTCAGTACGAGAAGTATGGAGGAGGTCCCGGTGGCTTGAAG CACGTTAAAATTGGAGTTCCCAGTCCAAAGAAGAAGGAGGTTTTGGTGAAAGTGGAAGCTGTTAGCATCAATCCAGTCGATTGGAAGATTCAGAAGGGTGTTATGAGACCTTTATTTGTCCCCGGAAACTTTCCTCATACACCTT gCACCGATATCGCCGGAGAGGTGGTTCAGATCGGACCACAAGTCAACGATTTCAAAGTTGGAGACAAAGTCCTTTCCAGACTCTCTACTCGA TATGGAGGTGGATTGGCTGAGTTTGCTGTGGCTAGTGAGAGCTTAACAGCTTTGAGGCCACCTGAAGTCTCGGCTGCTGAAGCTGCAGCGTTACCTATTGCCGGGCTCACAGCTCGTGATGCCCTCGCTCAAATTGCGGGAGTCAAGCTTGATGGGACTGGTGAGCCTAAGAACGTTCTGGTAACTGCTGCTTCAGGTGGTGTAGGTCACTATGCTGTTCAACTGGCAAAACTAGGGAACAACCATGTCACAGCGACTTGTGGGGCTCGGAACATTGAGTTTGTTAAGGGCTTAGGTGCTGACGAGGTTCTTGACTACAGGACGCCGGAGGGGGCAGCGCTCAAGAGTCCATCTGGTAGGAAATATGATGCAGTCATAAACTGCACAACTGGAATACCTTGGTCGACTTTTGATGCTAATTTGACTGAAAAGGCGGTGGTGGTTGATTTAACTCCTAATCCATCTTCATTTCTGACTGCTGCACTTAAGAAAGTTACTTTTTCGAAGAAGCGGCTGGTGCCATTTTTTGTAGATGTCAAGCGTGAGGGCCTGGACAATCTACTTCAGTTATTGAAGGATGGGAAACTCAAGTCTGTTATTGATTCCAGGTTTCCTTTGAGCAAAGCCGAAGATGCTTGGGCTAAGAGCATTGATGGCCATGCCACTGGAAAAATCATTGTGGAGCCATAG